A genomic segment from Methanolobus zinderi encodes:
- a CDS encoding PAS domain S-box protein, whose product MENINLIQSDVIREMFMSGFSIDGDKSPTKVVTKDVEIPDEIVAKWQRIVDQMAKVIGVPAGLIMKVDPPQIEVFLSSATEENPYDKGERADLNTGLYCETVMKQRRQLLITDALKDPEWDHNPDIELGMIYYLGFPLEWPDGEIFGTICVLDVKDNPKATSYAELIFEFKEAVETDLHVVLQLAEREQLIERLQDQSKHLQQMVTEQTAELQQANEDLKIAYEELKESENKFRTLFNHSSDAIGIYDLEGQFMEVNQTVCKVLGYDRAEMLRMAPMEVDVPEYAVKIPALIKEVSQNGHKISETIISRKDGSTFPAEISSCLIDYGGIPAILSSIRDITERKKTEKTLQDSEEKFRSMFQHSAAGMAVFSSDGDILQVNSSLWQFLGYSKDELLQLSAFDPIHPDDREDVRLFFEELVLGKRQFFHFEKRFVRKDGSIVWGHASAVLLHSSRNNFCVMALVQDITERKNAEVALKASEKKYSTIVEKGNDGITIVQDGLIRYVNSKSAENIGYTKEELIGKSPIEYVAKEDKKRALEFATKLIIEGKNPGKFEFYAISKDGRKVPIEASYSLIEYEGRPAVMSIGRDITERKINEKILIEKTKAEASNRAKSELLATMSHEMRTPLTVIIGYSDLLDMQDIGALNQKQASYVEHILESGKHLLSLINDTLDLSKAEAHKMELYIEEFSIPDAIDGVRTTLMPLTSSKNIGLLANVSTDIVTIKADKMKFKQILYNFVSNALKFTPEKGTITIETRPVNNMLQIDVIDTGIGISEENMNELFQPFKQVNNLETRKQQGTGLGLTLVKKFVELHGGEVWVESELGKGSIFTFTIPIEGKVQ is encoded by the coding sequence TTGGAAAATATAAATTTAATACAATCCGATGTAATTCGAGAGATGTTCATGAGTGGTTTTTCTATAGATGGAGATAAATCTCCAACAAAAGTTGTTACAAAGGATGTGGAAATTCCAGATGAAATCGTTGCTAAGTGGCAACGAATCGTAGACCAGATGGCTAAGGTTATCGGTGTACCTGCTGGATTGATCATGAAGGTTGACCCTCCGCAGATAGAGGTATTTCTATCGAGTGCAACGGAGGAAAATCCATATGATAAAGGGGAAAGAGCAGACCTCAATACTGGACTTTACTGTGAAACTGTTATGAAGCAGCGTAGACAACTTTTGATTACTGACGCCTTAAAGGATCCCGAATGGGATCACAATCCGGATATTGAATTGGGGATGATCTACTATCTTGGTTTTCCACTCGAGTGGCCCGACGGTGAAATATTCGGTACGATCTGTGTGCTAGATGTTAAGGATAATCCAAAAGCTACATCTTATGCAGAATTAATATTTGAATTCAAGGAAGCAGTTGAAACCGATCTGCATGTTGTTCTCCAATTAGCCGAACGTGAACAGCTCATCGAAAGATTACAAGATCAAAGCAAACATCTCCAGCAGATGGTTACAGAGCAGACCGCTGAATTACAACAGGCAAATGAAGACTTAAAAATAGCTTATGAAGAACTTAAAGAATCTGAAAACAAGTTCAGAACCTTATTTAACCATTCCAGTGATGCAATTGGCATATATGACCTTGAGGGTCAATTTATGGAAGTAAATCAGACAGTTTGCAAAGTCCTTGGTTACGATCGAGCTGAAATGTTACGAATGGCTCCCATGGAAGTGGACGTTCCAGAATATGCAGTAAAGATACCAGCGTTAATTAAAGAAGTATCACAGAATGGACATAAGATATCTGAGACGATTATTTCTCGCAAGGATGGTTCTACTTTCCCAGCTGAAATAAGCAGCTGTCTGATTGATTATGGAGGCATTCCAGCAATTCTCAGCAGTATTCGCGATATCACCGAGCGTAAGAAGACAGAAAAAACTTTACAGGATAGCGAAGAAAAGTTTCGTTCCATGTTCCAGCATTCTGCTGCTGGAATGGCCGTATTCTCATCTGATGGAGATATCCTTCAAGTAAACTCATCCTTATGGCAATTCCTTGGTTACTCTAAAGATGAACTTTTACAACTAAGTGCATTTGATCCAATTCATCCTGATGATCGGGAAGATGTACGGCTTTTCTTTGAAGAACTTGTTTTAGGGAAACGACAGTTTTTCCATTTTGAAAAGCGTTTTGTCCGCAAGGATGGTTCGATTGTCTGGGGACATGCATCTGCTGTTTTGCTACATAGTTCTAGGAATAATTTTTGTGTAATGGCCTTGGTGCAGGACATTACTGAGCGTAAGAATGCAGAAGTGGCTTTAAAAGCATCGGAGAAAAAATACTCTACTATTGTGGAAAAAGGAAACGATGGAATTACTATTGTCCAGGATGGTCTGATACGATATGTGAATTCAAAATCAGCGGAAAACATCGGCTATACGAAAGAGGAACTTATTGGAAAATCACCTATTGAATACGTCGCTAAGGAAGACAAGAAACGGGCACTGGAATTCGCTACAAAATTAATAATTGAGGGAAAAAATCCAGGTAAATTTGAATTTTATGCAATCTCCAAGGATGGCAGAAAGGTTCCAATTGAAGCAAGCTATTCATTAATTGAATACGAAGGCAGGCCTGCGGTGATGTCGATTGGTAGAGACATAACCGAGCGTAAAATCAATGAAAAAATACTTATAGAAAAAACAAAGGCTGAAGCTTCCAACCGTGCCAAAAGTGAATTATTAGCCACTATGAGTCATGAAATGCGTACACCTCTAACTGTTATTATTGGATACTCAGATTTGCTTGACATGCAGGACATTGGAGCACTCAATCAGAAACAGGCAAGTTATGTAGAGCATATTTTAGAAAGTGGAAAACACCTTTTGTCGCTCATAAACGATACACTGGATCTTTCTAAAGCTGAAGCCCATAAGATGGAACTTTATATTGAAGAGTTCTCTATACCTGATGCTATTGATGGCGTAAGAACTACATTGATGCCCCTGACATCAAGCAAAAACATTGGTTTACTGGCAAATGTCAGCACCGATATTGTCACAATAAAAGCGGATAAGATGAAATTTAAACAAATACTCTACAATTTTGTAAGCAATGCTCTAAAGTTTACACCAGAAAAAGGCACGATTACTATCGAAACTCGTCCCGTGAACAACATGTTACAAATTGATGTTATTGATACTGGTATTGGAATATCTGAAGAGAACATGAATGAATTATTCCAACCATTTAAACAAGTTAATAATCTTGAAACAAGAAAACAACAGGGAACCGGACTAGGACTTACTTTAGTCAAAAAGTTTGTAGAATTGCATGGTGGTGAGGTTTGGGTCGAAAGTGAACTTGGAAAAGGAAGTATCTTCACATTTACAATTCCTATTGAGGGCAAAGTGCAATAA